A single region of the Liolophura sinensis isolate JHLJ2023 chromosome 9, CUHK_Ljap_v2, whole genome shotgun sequence genome encodes:
- the LOC135475355 gene encoding uncharacterized protein LOC135475355: MSGKVAVRSAMTDFWQTHSDKDVTNKSMMLDSNADELTKTEVPEIMSYLPSVAGKDLIELGAGIGRYTRVLAESAKSVVSVDFMEKFVEKNRKDNSHFGNVEFICADVTKLKLPSNSADILFSNWLLMYLDDEEVRGLIGTCIGWLREGGYMFCRESCFRPSGNIPRGQNPTKYRDPALYDALFRSVVVQEAGRSYGLELVLSKSVDTYIKKKNNNAQVVWLLQKVRRQEGDNKGFATFQEFLDSQQYSRNSILRYEKIFGRTFVSTGGLETTEEFVDMLNLKENERVLDVGCGIGGSAFYMEKKFGCYVVAIDLSSNMISLGLERAREVGSKKVQFEVADATKRDYAPEEFDVIYSRDTILHIEDKLSLFKKFYSLLKPGGRLMISDYCCGEKEHTAAFKEYVKQRGYFLISPAQYGKELETAGFVNVRAEDRSEQFIDVLKRELVKFEKMKDEFISEFSVEDYNYIENGWREKIERVTAQDQKWGLFYAEKP; this comes from the exons ATGTCTGGGAAAGTCG CCGTACGGTCCGCTATGACGGACTTCTGGCAGACACATTCGGACAAAGATGTTACCAACAAAAGCATgatgctggattcgaacgctGACGAACTGACAAAAACAGAGGTACCTGAAATTATGTCGTACCTTCCCAGTGTGGCCGGCAAGGACTTGATCGAGCTAGGCGCCGGAATAGG ACGTTACACTAGAGTTCTCGCTGAATCCGCTAAATCAGTCGTCTCTGTGGATTTTATGGAAAAGTTTGTGGAAAAGAACAGAAAAGAtaacagtcattttggaaacGTAGAATTTATCTGTGCCGATGTGACAAAATTGAAACTTCCTTCCAATAG CGCTGACATTCTCTTCTCTAACTGGCTGTTGATGTACCTAGACGACGAGGAGGTCCGGGGTCTTATCGGCACCTGCATCGGTTGGTTGAGGGAAGGAGGATACATGTTTTGCCGGGAGTCCTGCTTCCGCCCGTCAG GGAATATACCACGTGGTCAAAATCCGACCAAATACCGGGACCCCGCATTATATGACGCACTGTTTCGCTCCGTCGTCGTTCAAGAGGCTGGTCGCTCCTATGGCTTAGAACTTGTCCTCTCTAAAAGTGTCGATACCTACATCAAG AAGAAGAACAACAATGCTCAAGTTGTATGGCTGCTTCAGAAAGTGCGTAGACAAGAGGGAGACAACAAAGGATTCGCTACATTTCAGGAGTTTCTGGACAGTCAGCAGTATTCAAGAAATAGCATTTTGCGGTATGAAAAAATCTTTGGACGAACGTTCGTCAGCACCGGAGGACTGGAAACAACAGAG GAATTCGTGGACATGCTGAACCTTAAAGAAAACGAACGTGTGTTGGATGTTGGCTGTGGTATCGGAGGAAGCGCATTCTATATGGAAAAG AAATTCGGCTGTTACGTGGTGGCTATAGATCTGTCCAGTAACATGATAAGTTTGGGTCTTGAGAGAGCCAGAGAAGTCGGATCTAAGAAA GTTCAGTTTGAAGTCGCTGATGCAACAAAGCGGGATTATGCTCCAGAAGAGTTTGATGTTATCTACAGCCGGGACACTATTCTCCACATAGAAGACAAACTCTCCTTGTTCAAAAAGTTCTAC TCCTTACTGAAGCCTGGTGGTCGATTGATGATATCGGATTATTGCTGTGGAGAAAAAGAGCATACTGCCGCCTTTAAGGAGTACGTCAAACAGAGAGGTTACTTCCTTATCAGCCCGGCGCAGTACGGCAAG GAGTTAGAAACCGCTGGGTTTGTGAATGTCAGAGCTGAAGATCGGTCGGAACAATTCATAGACGTCTTAAAACGAGAACTGGTGAAATTCGAGAAAATGAAAGACGAATTCATTAGC GAGTTTAGTGTGGAGGATTACAATTACATCGAGAACGGCTGGCGCGAGAAGATAGAACGCGTCACCGCTCAGGATCAAAAATGGGGACTATTTTACGCGGAGAAACCTTAA
- the LOC135475884 gene encoding uncharacterized protein LOC135475884, with amino-acid sequence MPTFWSKLVLRGRNYGMQDEVVKGPSTKKKKKSKKSSSRSNLNSSSDTNFYENDTSDDYLFSARDSSCLSSGTLEYEDIAGMLIDNKPPMSDFHNNNNTSMTGGMAHYMPKATQHLFLSGLLEGEKIDDYFQDCRLDNALKNFASFESYEQPVIEEVVESPPAKENHYETIDSEAPPSPEPTLADNKRSSRYNNNNSHKLDILNWPTSPMTTSGSVTANCKQKRSGRVAMTSGVDSAGEDLDEDDNYIHLGGGIPPHSPGASSHSSANDSFDDTPWCNGVDVLY; translated from the coding sequence ATGCCAACATTTTGGAGTAAGCTTGTCCTCCGGGGCAGAAATTATGGAATGCAAGACGAGGTTGTCAAAGGTCCATcgacaaaaaagaagaaaaagtcgAAGAAGAGCAGTTCAAGGTCTAACTTGAACAGTTCGTCGGACACGAATTTCTATGAGAACGACACCTCGGACGATTACCTGTTCAGCGCACGTGACAGCTCTTGCCTCAGCTCGGGAACTCTGGAGTACGAGGACATTGCCGGTATGTTGATCGACAACAAACCTCCCATGTCAGActttcacaacaacaacaacacgtccATGACCGGAGGTATGGCACATTATATGCCTAAAGCCACTCAGCACCTCTTCCTCTCAGGGCTATTAGAGGGAGAGAAAATTGACGACTACTTCCAGGACTGTCGCCTTGACAACGCACTAAAAAACTTTGCCAGCTTTGAGAGCTACGAGCAGCCGGTCATTGAGGAAGTGGTGGAAAGCCCACCCGCCAAGGAGAACCATTATGAGACAATAGACTCCGAGGCCCCACCCAGCCCCGAACCCACACTGGCGGATAACAAGAGATCGAGCAggtacaacaacaataacagtcACAAGCTCGACATTCTCAACTGGCCGACCTCGCCGATGACGACTTCCGGTTCTGTGACGGCAAACTGCAAACAGAAGAGATCCGGTCGCGTGGCGATGACTTCTGGTGTGGATTCGGCCGGTGAAGATCTGGATGAGGATGACAACTACATTCACCTGGGTGGTGGAATCCCGCCCCACTCCCCGGGCGCCAGCTCCCACTCCTCCGCCAACGACTCTTTCGACGACACACCCTGGTGCAATGGTGTTGATGTGCTCTACTAA